ACGAACGATCGAGCATCTCTTCATCATTGGTCGGAAGCCCTCGCTTGTCGACCGCGACGATTCGAAGACGACGCGGCGAATCCCGGTGAGGAAGGGGAACGCAGGCGGAGATGACGTTCAACGCGACCCGGCCGCCGTGAAGGGGCGAGGAGCAGATCCGACGGCCTCTGCATTGCCGTGAGGGCCTTCGGCGAAGCCGAGTCGCCGCGGCCATTTTTGCATGGGAACAGGCGGAGCCATGCTCGGCAGCGGGAGGCCGATTGTCAAGAAAAAAAGCAGCCTTCCGAAACGAACCTAATGACCGAAAAATATAAGCCAGCGAACCCTTGTACGCATGTCGATCGCACAGCGGGTCGAGCGCGTCCGGCCGCCTCGGGAATGGGTCGCGACACGCCGACAGGCTGGGCTCGGCGGCATGGTCGCACCCGTGCGAGGCGCCGTCCGAATCCATTCGTTCTCGCCAAATCCCAGCAATTCTTGATGTTAGGCCATTACGATATTATTCGTCGATTCGACGTGCCAGCCTGGCCCCATCCGGCCGGACTCGGAAGAGGGTGAACGCGCGGTCCCAGCGTGCTTCGGGGCCCTTCGCGAGGACCTCCACGGCGCCGGACTGCTCCAGGGCGGCTCGGTCGCGGTCGCGGGCGAGGACCGCGACGGAAGGGGTCGGCGGCAGGGAAGGGGGGGCCTCGTTGATCGTCCAGGAGGCCCGCCGGCCCATGTAGTAGAGGCGGACGCCCAGGTCGTGGGGGATCGGGCCGAAGGGGGTGGGGTAGGGCTCGCGGTCCCAGTCGTCGTAGAGCAGGACGATGGGTTCGTCGGCGGGGACCAGGCGGCCGACCTCTTCGTAGAAGGTCGGCTCGGCGCTCCGGTGCTCGAACCTGGGGGCGATCAGGCCGAAGCCCACGCCGAAGCCCGCCGCCAGCAGGACGAACGTCGCCACGGCCAGCCGACGAACCCGAGCGACGGGGCGTCCGATCGCGACGAGACGATCGCCCAGGAGGTCGAGGGCTATCGCCGCCCAGGTCGACCAGGCGATTATGGCGTAGATGGCGTAGTGCCCGTTGCGGCCGCCGGGGAGCGAGACCATCGCCAGCGGCACGGCCGACCACGCCCAGAGGAGCTTGTCGCCGGCCTCGCGACGCCGGATCGACAGCCAACCGCCCAGGATCGCCAGCGGCACCCACGGCATCCCCTGGGCCAGCAGACTGACAAGGTACTCGCCGGGCTTCTCCCCCGCGAAGAACCCGTGGCCGACCTGCGGGCCGAGGCGGTCGGCGACGTGCATGAACCAGAGCGACGCCGCCCCCTCGCCGTGCTGGCGGAGCATCAGCAGCGGCCAGGCGAACGTCAACAAGGTCGCGACCAGCCAGCCCGCCGGGTGGACGAACCGTCGCCAACCGCCGAGCCGACCGTCCCAGAGCAAGGTCGCGACTGACGCCGCCCCCGCCATCGCCGCGCCGAAGCCGATCCCCTTGACCAGCGACATCAACCCCAGCAGCAGGAAGAAGGCCCAGCGCCAGCCTCGCGAGTTGGGCTCGTCGTCGTCGCGGACCCTGTCGAAGGCGGCCATCGTCCAGGCGAACATCGCGGCGAGCAGGATGTCCGCCTCGGCGAGCCTCCCCCGCATCACGGCCCAGACCGTCGTGGCCTGCACCGCGCCGGCGAGCAGGCCGACGCGGTCGCCGAAGCGTTTCCGGGCGGCGAACGCCACCCCCAGCGCCAGGGCGATCGCGGCCAGGGCCGAGGGGATCCGCGCTGCGATCGGCGAGACCTCCCCCATCAGCCTTCCCATCGCCGCCGCCGCCCAGAATGGCAGGGGCGGTTTTTCCAGCCAGGGCCGCCCGGCGATGGTGGGGTTCGACCACGACCCGGACGCGAGGATCTCGCTCCCCCCCTGCGCCACGAAGGCCTCATGGTACGACAGCCGAGACCACCCCAGCCCCGGCCCAACCGCCAGCAGCGCAAGCCCCGCCACCGCTAGCCAGAAACGCCCGCGCCGATCGCCGTCGATCCCCGTCCTCATCCCCTGGGCTCCTTCCCCGGTGTTCCCCCGCGCGCGAGGCGGCGGGATGATCCGGGATCGGCCCGATGCTGTCAACCCGGACGAGCGGCGAGATCGCCCCGCACCGAGCCGGTCTGGATTGGCTCCGTTCTGCGATCGAAGCGGCCGAACCCATCGAACGCAACATGAATCTGAAAAGCACGTTGCATCCGAAAACCACCGCACATCGATTGGGTTCGTCCGCTCACTTTCACGCACGTCGCACGTCCGTCCGGCGCTCCGCATCCGTCATCCGCCATGTCAAAGAGCACTCGGCCCCTCTATAGGGGAAAGTACCCCACAACGTCGAAATCTGATCGGGTCGCCAGGCGTCTCATCAACCTGGGCCAATCTTCCCCCGCCGGAGACGCATGGGGACTGGCTCCCGGCCGCCGTCGGCCCCTACGGA
The window above is part of the Paludisphaera rhizosphaerae genome. Proteins encoded here:
- a CDS encoding ArnT family glycosyltransferase, with product MRTGIDGDRRGRFWLAVAGLALLAVGPGLGWSRLSYHEAFVAQGGSEILASGSWSNPTIAGRPWLEKPPLPFWAAAAMGRLMGEVSPIAARIPSALAAIALALGVAFAARKRFGDRVGLLAGAVQATTVWAVMRGRLAEADILLAAMFAWTMAAFDRVRDDDEPNSRGWRWAFFLLLGLMSLVKGIGFGAAMAGAASVATLLWDGRLGGWRRFVHPAGWLVATLLTFAWPLLMLRQHGEGAASLWFMHVADRLGPQVGHGFFAGEKPGEYLVSLLAQGMPWVPLAILGGWLSIRRREAGDKLLWAWSAVPLAMVSLPGGRNGHYAIYAIIAWSTWAAIALDLLGDRLVAIGRPVARVRRLAVATFVLLAAGFGVGFGLIAPRFEHRSAEPTFYEEVGRLVPADEPIVLLYDDWDREPYPTPFGPIPHDLGVRLYYMGRRASWTINEAPPSLPPTPSVAVLARDRDRAALEQSGAVEVLAKGPEARWDRAFTLFRVRPDGARLARRIDE